One segment of Thermococcus alcaliphilus DNA contains the following:
- the rlmD gene encoding 23S rRNA (uracil(1939)-C(5))-methyltransferase RlmD, which yields MKGKGYITEISPDGYGLLKLKKEVYVPYTVIGDFVEVRKTFRRFGRLIAKDFTVLEESPLRQNPRCPYFGRCGGCFWQHVKYKEQLNLKIKLFEKMTGIMAPIKGSPKLWGFRNISNFIVSTEGIGFKQRNSQRIVNIKQCPVFSNRTSRFIKALKQFMEEEKLSPWDPKKKSGDVHYLSVREGKFTGETMVNLIAHLEKASQSFPDYFDFADSIYWSFKEDPKDDPKGIPKLVSGSPFIKEKIEGTIYLIHPNSFFQTNSYALSILLRTVLNFVEGEKVLDLYSGVGTFGVFLAKEGIRVKGVEINPFAVEMANKNAEINGVEANFLVGDAESFPIRDYNTVIVDPPRKGLKDGVKTLKREKPENIVYVSCNPQAFSKDYSHLKEIYKVEDAILVDMFPHTSHMEAVIKLKRR from the coding sequence ATGAAAGGAAAGGGGTACATAACGGAGATAAGTCCAGACGGCTATGGGCTTTTGAAGCTGAAGAAAGAGGTTTATGTTCCTTACACTGTTATTGGAGATTTTGTGGAGGTTAGAAAAACATTCAGGAGGTTTGGACGTTTAATCGCGAAAGATTTCACAGTTCTTGAGGAGTCACCTTTGAGACAAAATCCGAGATGTCCCTATTTTGGAAGGTGTGGAGGCTGTTTTTGGCAGCACGTAAAGTACAAAGAACAGCTGAACCTTAAGATAAAACTCTTTGAGAAGATGACCGGAATTATGGCCCCAATAAAAGGTTCTCCCAAGCTTTGGGGCTTTAGAAACATAAGCAATTTTATTGTTTCAACGGAAGGCATTGGATTCAAGCAGAGGAACTCTCAACGTATTGTGAACATTAAGCAGTGCCCCGTTTTTTCTAACCGTACTTCGAGGTTCATAAAGGCTTTAAAACAGTTCATGGAGGAAGAAAAACTTTCCCCGTGGGATCCAAAAAAGAAAAGCGGCGATGTTCACTACCTTTCCGTTAGAGAGGGGAAGTTTACCGGGGAAACTATGGTGAACCTAATTGCACACCTTGAAAAAGCCTCACAAAGCTTCCCTGATTATTTTGACTTCGCAGATTCCATCTATTGGAGCTTTAAAGAAGATCCTAAAGACGACCCTAAAGGCATACCAAAACTTGTAAGTGGGTCTCCGTTTATAAAGGAGAAAATTGAGGGAACTATTTACTTGATACATCCAAACAGCTTTTTCCAGACAAATTCCTATGCCCTTTCCATACTTTTGAGGACTGTTTTAAATTTTGTTGAAGGGGAGAAAGTTCTTGACCTTTATTCTGGTGTGGGAACCTTTGGAGTGTTTTTAGCAAAGGAAGGAATTAGGGTTAAGGGAGTTGAAATAAACCCCTTTGCAGTTGAAATGGCAAATAAAAACGCTGAAATAAACGGTGTGGAAGCAAATTTTTTGGTAGGGGATGCCGAATCTTTCCCGATAAGAGATTACAATACAGTTATTGTCGATCCTCCACGAAAAGGTTTGAAAGATGGCGTAAAAACCCTAAAAAGAGAGAAACCAGAAAACATCGTTTATGTCTCATGCAACCCGCAAGCATTTAGCAAAGATTATTCCCACTTGAAGGAGATTTACAAGGTAGAGGATGCCATTTTAGTTGATATGTTCCCACATACTTCTCACATGGAGGCAGTTATAAAGCTCAAGCGGCGTTGA
- a CDS encoding MFS transporter has translation MKRWKSVILDTLVMTAGFGTLSMMSVAKPDIISHFGISAEAYDLQHVAYVFGLFIAFLLGHTRLYEGSFKRSVAIALSFAAIPQALIPYVGNWYLVVFLRFIQGFVVSLVPLFSTQIANYFVAERPFAKGIILSGIFWGGVFGSMSAKYLVSAFGWKTAFLITVAIMYAVLLIWWLFTEDFEIIHKKEGRDKVNIWKMKFTWVLGFTFFPALWVIFTIVGFSSSLGYEAGWSKNQVATLSTNLNISKALWSIIMGFVGFQLSKKNPSPRGLFKAIVQVMILSYAMAFVGLSVYSRAMLQGNYSLALASVWLIGALQGTGPAFWTSAPATYPKSIYPRASFALGLISNSANAIAPSITEALARHSEALALAELAFMPILGILTLIAVSRMKLPVEELGDEA, from the coding sequence ATGAAACGCTGGAAATCCGTTATATTGGATACGCTGGTCATGACTGCAGGATTTGGAACTTTAAGCATGATGAGTGTTGCAAAGCCGGATATAATTTCCCACTTTGGGATAAGTGCCGAGGCTTATGATCTCCAGCACGTGGCATATGTGTTTGGTCTTTTTATAGCGTTCTTGCTTGGACACACAAGGCTCTACGAAGGGAGTTTCAAAAGAAGTGTTGCTATAGCTCTCAGCTTTGCAGCGATACCCCAAGCTTTGATCCCTTATGTTGGGAACTGGTATTTGGTGGTCTTTCTCAGGTTTATCCAGGGTTTTGTTGTGAGCTTGGTTCCCCTGTTCAGCACCCAGATAGCCAATTACTTTGTCGCAGAAAGGCCGTTTGCTAAAGGTATTATCCTTTCAGGTATATTTTGGGGAGGCGTTTTTGGTTCAATGAGCGCCAAATATCTGGTAAGTGCCTTTGGATGGAAAACGGCTTTCCTGATAACGGTTGCTATAATGTATGCCGTTCTTTTGATATGGTGGCTATTTACGGAGGACTTTGAGATAATTCACAAAAAAGAAGGTAGAGACAAGGTAAACATCTGGAAGATGAAATTTACATGGGTGCTTGGATTCACTTTCTTCCCAGCACTATGGGTTATCTTCACAATTGTTGGTTTCTCATCCTCCCTGGGATACGAAGCCGGTTGGAGCAAAAACCAAGTAGCCACTTTAAGCACGAATCTTAACATATCAAAAGCCCTTTGGTCAATAATTATGGGATTCGTTGGCTTCCAGCTTTCCAAGAAAAATCCAAGTCCAAGAGGCCTCTTTAAGGCCATCGTTCAGGTTATGATACTTTCCTACGCTATGGCGTTTGTTGGGTTAAGCGTTTACTCTAGGGCAATGCTTCAAGGGAATTACTCATTAGCATTAGCTTCAGTATGGCTTATTGGTGCTCTTCAAGGTACAGGGCCGGCATTCTGGACTTCTGCTCCAGCAACTTATCCAAAGAGCATTTATCCTCGGGCATCCTTTGCTTTGGGACTAATTTCTAACTCAGCAAATGCAATTGCTCCCTCTATAACGGAAGCCCTAGCAAGGCATAGTGAAGCATTAGCACTCGCAGAGCTTGCTTTTATGCCAATACTAGGAATATTGACTTTAATAGCAGTGTCGAGAATGAAGCTACCTGTGGAGGAACTCGGAGATGAGGCTTAA
- a CDS encoding TMEM165/GDT1 family protein, translated as MKEILYVFVAIFLAELGDKTQLATIAFASKYGWIKAFLGAIFGLALVNLIGAVLGDKIGDALPLEVIHKGAGILFIVFGVLMLLGKL; from the coding sequence GTGAAGGAGATCCTTTATGTCTTTGTTGCAATATTCCTTGCAGAATTGGGAGACAAGACTCAGTTAGCCACAATTGCCTTTGCTTCTAAGTATGGGTGGATCAAGGCATTTTTAGGGGCAATTTTTGGTTTAGCATTGGTCAATTTGATTGGGGCAGTTTTAGGGGACAAAATAGGCGATGCATTGCCCCTTGAAGTTATTCACAAGGGAGCCGGCATTTTGTTCATTGTCTTTGGAGTACTGATGCTGCTTGGAAAGCTGTGA
- a CDS encoding pyridoxal phosphate-dependent aminotransferase, giving the protein MRYKKHKYFVAGRINLIQRSKIRELFERASKMQNVISLGIGEPDFETPQNIKEAAKRALDEGWTHYTPNAGIPELREAVSEYYKNHYGLDVSAERVIVTAGAYEATYLAFETLLENGDEVIIPDPAFVCYVEDAKVAEAKPVRLPLKEENGFQPDPDELLELITKRTRMIVINYPNNPTGAVLDEEVAKAIADIAQDYNIYILSDEPYEHFLYDGAKHIPMIKYAPDNTILANSFSKTFAMTGWRLGFAIAPEEIIRDMIKLHAYIIGNVASFVQVAGVAALREEASWKAVEEMRREYADRRKLVLEHLKEMPYIKAFEPKGAFYIFANIRDTGMKSEEFAEWLLEKAKVVVIPGTAFGPNGEGYIRISYATSKEKLLEAMERMKKALEEL; this is encoded by the coding sequence ATGCGTTATAAAAAGCATAAATATTTCGTTGCGGGTCGTATAAATCTTATCCAGAGATCAAAGATTAGGGAGCTTTTTGAAAGGGCATCAAAGATGCAGAACGTCATTTCCCTCGGAATAGGCGAACCAGATTTCGAAACCCCTCAAAATATAAAGGAAGCAGCAAAGAGAGCTCTCGACGAGGGGTGGACTCACTATACACCAAATGCAGGTATTCCAGAGCTTAGAGAGGCAGTTTCGGAGTACTATAAGAATCACTACGGATTGGATGTCTCAGCAGAAAGGGTAATCGTAACGGCTGGAGCTTATGAAGCCACTTACCTTGCCTTCGAAACTCTGCTGGAAAATGGTGATGAAGTAATAATCCCCGATCCGGCTTTTGTATGCTATGTTGAAGATGCAAAGGTTGCAGAGGCGAAGCCGGTTAGGCTGCCCCTAAAAGAAGAGAACGGCTTTCAACCTGATCCAGATGAGCTTCTTGAACTTATTACCAAGAGAACGAGAATGATTGTGATTAACTACCCGAATAATCCCACTGGTGCAGTTTTGGATGAAGAAGTTGCAAAGGCTATAGCGGATATTGCTCAAGACTACAACATTTACATTCTTAGTGATGAGCCCTATGAGCACTTTCTATACGATGGGGCAAAGCATATACCAATGATAAAGTATGCCCCCGATAATACAATCCTGGCAAACAGTTTTTCAAAAACTTTCGCAATGACCGGATGGCGCTTAGGATTTGCAATAGCTCCGGAAGAAATAATAAGGGACATGATAAAACTCCACGCTTATATCATCGGAAACGTTGCCTCTTTTGTCCAGGTTGCGGGAGTTGCGGCCCTTAGGGAAGAGGCAAGCTGGAAAGCTGTGGAAGAGATGCGCAGGGAATATGCGGATCGGAGAAAACTCGTTTTAGAGCATTTAAAAGAAATGCCCTATATAAAGGCTTTTGAGCCAAAAGGAGCATTTTATATTTTTGCCAACATAAGGGACACGGGAATGAAAAGCGAGGAGTTTGCAGAATGGTTGTTGGAGAAGGCAAAAGTAGTTGTTATTCCAGGAACGGCTTTTGGACCTAATGGCGAAGGCTACATCAGAATAAGCTATGCAACAAGCAAGGAAAAGCTCTTAGAGGCTATGGAAAGAATGAAAAAAGCTCTTGAGGAGCTTTAG
- the cgi121 gene encoding KEOPS complex subunit Cgi121, with translation MKVLNYGTIKIAIAKILLDDIADIFEILPDNVQILNVKCWEQVAFSTILALKSFERKTNKAKTIKGEILLRASGTLQIKDAIKAVGAKKGENFIVAFGDNAEKVLQEILSKIPAEEIPFNDCEKEEVKKLFEKAALVDVL, from the coding sequence ATGAAGGTATTAAACTACGGCACAATTAAGATCGCAATTGCAAAGATTTTGCTCGATGATATTGCAGATATTTTTGAAATTCTCCCAGATAATGTCCAAATATTGAACGTAAAATGTTGGGAACAGGTAGCTTTTTCTACTATATTGGCCCTAAAATCGTTTGAAAGAAAAACAAACAAAGCGAAAACAATTAAAGGGGAGATACTTCTTAGGGCAAGTGGAACACTTCAGATCAAAGATGCTATTAAAGCGGTGGGGGCAAAAAAAGGCGAGAACTTCATAGTAGCATTTGGAGACAATGCAGAAAAAGTTCTCCAAGAAATACTTTCAAAGATACCTGCGGAAGAGATACCATTCAATGACTGTGAAAAAGAGGAAGTAAAAAAACTCTTTGAAAAGGCTGCTTTAGTCGATGTTCTCTAA